The following proteins are co-located in the Mus pahari chromosome 14, PAHARI_EIJ_v1.1, whole genome shotgun sequence genome:
- the LOC110331154 gene encoding keratin-associated protein 4-11-like isoform X1 has translation MVSSCCGSVCSEEGCGQGCCQPSCCQTTCCRTTCCRPSCCVSSCCHPSCCVSSCCRPQCCQSVCCQPTCCRPSCCISSCCRPSCCISSCCRPSCCISSCCRPSCCKPSCCISLCCQPTCCRPSCCISSCCRPSCCVSSCCRPQCCISSCCRPTCCISSCCRPSCCRPSCCVSSCCRPSCCVSSCCRPQCCISSCCRPICCQTTCCRTTCCRPACSSGSCC, from the exons ATGGTCAGCTCCTGTTGTGGCTCTGTCTGCTCTGAGGAGGGCTGTGGCCAAggctgctgccagcccagctgtTGCCAGACCACCTGCTGTAGGACCACCTGCTGCCgtcccagctgctgtgtgtccagctgctGCCACCCTAGCTGCTGTGTCTCCAGCTGCTGCAGACCCCAGTGCTGCCAGTCTGTGTGCTGCCAGCCCACTTGCTGTCGCCCCAGCTGCTGCATCTCCAGCTGCTGTCGCCCCAGCTGCTGCATCTCCAGCTGCTGTCGCCCCAGCTGCTGCATCTCCAGCTGCTGTCGCCCCAGCTGCTGCAAGCCCAGTTGCT gcata TCTCTGTGCTGCCAACCCACCTGCTGCCGTCCTAGCTGCTGCATTTCTAGCTGCTGCCGCcccagctgctgtgtgtccagctgctGCAGACCCCAGTGCTGCATCTCTAGCTGCTGCCGCCCCACCTGCTGTATTTCTAGCTGCTGTAGACCTTCTTGCTGCCGCCCTAGCTGCTGTGTGTCCAGTTGCTGCAG GcccagctgctgtgtgtccagctgctGCAGACCCCAGTGCTGCATCTCCAGCTGTTGTCGCCCTATCTGTTGCCAGACCACCTGCTGCAGAACCACCTGCTGCCGCCCAGCATGTTCTAGTGGTTCTTGCTGCTGA
- the LOC110331154 gene encoding keratin-associated protein 4-7-like isoform X4 yields the protein MVSSCCGSVCSEEGCGQGCCQPSCCQTTCCRTTCCRPSCCVSSCCRPQCCQSLCCQPTCCRPSCCISSCCRPSCCVPSCCRPSCCVSSCCRPQCCQSVCCQPTCCRPSCCQPCCGSSSCCGSSFCRPTCCISSCCRPSCCRPSCCVTTCCRPACSSGSCC from the exons ATGGTCAGCTCCTGTTGTGGCTCTGTCTGTTCTGAGGAGGGCTGTGGCCAAggctgctgccagcccagctgctgccagACCACCTGCTGTAGGACCACCTGCTGTCGCCCTagctgctgtgtgtccagctgctGCAGACCCCAGTGCTGCCAGTCTCTGTGCTGCCAACCCACCTGCTGCCGTCCTAGCTGCTGCATTTCTAGCTGCTGCCGCcccagctgctgtgt ACCTTCTTGCTGCCGCCCTAGCTGCTGTGTGTCCAGTTGCTGCAGGCCCCAGTGCTGCCAGTCTGTGTGCTGCCAGCCCACCTGCTGCCGCCCCAGCTGCTGCCAACCCTGCTGTGGTAGTTCCAGCTGTTGTGGATCTAGCTTCTGCCGCCCTACCTGCTGCATTTCCAGCTGCTGCCGCCCCAGCTGCTGCAGGcccagctgctgtgt AACCACCTGCTGCCGCCCAGCATGTTCTAGTGGTTCTTGCTGCTGA
- the LOC110331154 gene encoding keratin-associated protein 4-9-like isoform X3 produces the protein MVSSCCGSVCSEEGCGQGCCQPSCCQTTCCRTTCCRPSCCVSSCCHPSCCVSSCCRPQCCQSVCCQPTCCRPSCCISSCCKPSCCRPSCCVSSCCRPQCCQSVCCQPTCCRPSCCQPCCGSSSCCVSSCCRPQCCISSCCRPICCQTTCCRTTCCRPACSSGSCC, from the exons ATGGTCAGCTCCTGTTGTGGCTCTGTCTGCTCTGAGGAGGGCTGTGGCCAAggctgctgccagcccagctgtTGCCAGACCACCTGCTGTAGGACCACCTGCTGCCgtcccagctgctgtgtgtccagctgctGCCACCCTAGCTGCTGTGTCTCCAGCTGCTGCAGACCCCAGTGCTGCCAGTCTGTGTGCTGCCAGCCCACTTGCTGTCGCCCCAGCTGCTGCATCTCCAGCTGCT gcaa ACCTTCTTGCTGCCGCCCTAGCTGCTGTGTGTCCAGTTGCTGCAGGCCCCAGTGCTGCCAGTCTGTGTGCTGCCAGCCCACCTGCTGCCGCCCCAGCTGCTGCCAACCCTGCTGTGGTAGTT ccagctgctgtgtgtccagctgctGCAGACCCCAGTGCTGCATCTCCAGCTGTTGTCGCCCTATCTGTTGCCAGACCACCTGCTGCAGAACCACCTGCTGCCGCCCAGCATGTTCTAGTGGTTCTTGCTGCTGA
- the LOC110331154 gene encoding keratin-associated protein 4-3-like isoform X2 translates to MVSSCCGSVCSEEGCGQGCCQPSCCQTTCCRTTCCRPSCCVSSCCRPHCCISSCCRPSCCVSSCCRPQCCISSCCRPTCCISSCCRPSCCRPSCCVSSCCRPQCCQSVCCQPTCCRPSCCQPCCGSSSCCGSSFCRPTCCISSCCRPSCCRPSCCVSSCCRPQCCISSCCRPICCQTTCCRTTCCRPACSSGSCC, encoded by the exons ATGGTCAGCTCCTGTTGTGGCTCTGTCTGTTCTGAGGAGGGCTGTGGCCAAggctgctgccagcccagctgctgccagACCACCTGCTGTAGGACCACCTGCTGTCGCCCTagctgctgtgtgtccagctgctGCAGACCCCA CTGCTGCATTTCTAGCTGCTGCCGCcccagctgctgtgtgtccagctgctGCAGACCCCAGTGCTGCATCTCTAGCTGCTGCCGCCCCACCTGCTGTATTTCTAGCTGCTGTAGACCTTCTTGCTGCCGCCCTAGCTGCTGTGTGTCCAGTTGCTGCAGGCCCCAGTGCTGCCAGTCTGTGTGCTGCCAGCCCACCTGCTGCCGCCCCAGCTGCTGCCAACCCTGCTGTGGTAGTTCCAGCTGTTGTGGATCTAGCTTCTGCCGCCCTACCTGCTGCATTTCCAGCTGCTGCCGCCCCAGCTGCTGCAGGcccagctgctgtgtgtccagctgctGCAGACCCCAGTGCTGCATCTCCAGCTGTTGTCGCCCTATCTGTTGCCAGACCACCTGCTGCAGAACCACCTGCTGCCGCCCAGCATGTTCTAGTGGTTCTTGCTGCTGA